A window of Flammeovirga kamogawensis genomic DNA:
CCTGATGATCTACCTAAGTTAATCATCACACATCTAAACCCGATGTAAGATCTTGCTTGAGTTTCAAACTCATAAGATCTCGTACCTGTTTGAATATAATAAGGAATATCTTTCCAAGATCCTCCTCTTACGATTTTCTTTGGTTCGTTTGGATCTGTATATGTAGGGTTTAAATCCCATACAATTGGGTATCCAGATGGGTTATACGCATCATCACACCATTCTGCAACATTTCCAGACATATCATATAATCCAAATCCGTTAGGGAAGTATGCCGCTACTGGAGAAGTATAAGAGTAACCATCATCATAATAATTACCTCTACCTGGCTTAAAGTTAGCTAAAGCACAACCTTTACCATTTCTCACATAAGGACCACCCCATGGATATTTTGCCATATCAAGACCACCTCTTGCTGAATATTCCCATTCGGCTTCTGTTGGTAATCTGAACGCTGGCATCTCTGCCATACCTTGTTCTGTTCTATAACCATTATAGTGTCTTGTTCTCCAAGCACAGAATTCCACTGCTGCTCTACGAGTAACACCTACAACTGGATAATCATCAAATGCAGGATGGCTATAATAGTAATCTTGCATTGGCTCACCCATATGGTAAGAGAAGTCTTTTTCCCAAACTGTTGTGTCTGGTCTTAATTCTTCTTGAATTTGTTCGAAAGTCCAATCTGCACTAGTGTCAGACTCTGCTTCCATTCCTTCGATAAACTGACGGTATTCATTATTAGTAATCTCCGTCTCATCCATAAAGAAGCCACTAATAGTAACTTGCTTATTCATGTTGATCATCGAATAGGTAATATCTTCATCCGCCTGTCCCATGTGGAATGTTCCACCAGGTACGGCTGTCATACCATAAGGTACAACTTGCGCATCCCATTCAGGTCGATCTTGAGAGCCGATAAGCTCTCCTCCATCAGAGCCGTCTCCGCCTCCTAGTAGGCCGCCTCCTCCACAACTCTGAGTTAAGACAGCCAAAATGCTTAACGCTCCCGTTAGCCTTTTTATTGACAAGCTTTTCATATTAAAAAAATTTATCCGGTTGGATTAATTAAGTTTCTATTTGATTTT
This region includes:
- the porK gene encoding T9SS ring complex lipoprotein PorK/GldK encodes the protein MKSLSIKRLTGALSILAVLTQSCGGGGLLGGGDGSDGGELIGSQDRPEWDAQVVPYGMTAVPGGTFHMGQADEDITYSMINMNKQVTISGFFMDETEITNNEYRQFIEGMEAESDTSADWTFEQIQEELRPDTTVWEKDFSYHMGEPMQDYYYSHPAFDDYPVVGVTRRAAVEFCAWRTRHYNGYRTEQGMAEMPAFRLPTEAEWEYSARGGLDMAKYPWGGPYVRNGKGCALANFKPGRGNYYDDGYSYTSPVAAYFPNGFGLYDMSGNVAEWCDDAYNPSGYPIVWDLNPTYTDPNEPKKIVRGGSWKDIPYYIQTGTRSYEFETQARSYIGFRCVMINLGRSSGFDF